A part of Brassica rapa cultivar Chiifu-401-42 chromosome A05, CAAS_Brap_v3.01, whole genome shotgun sequence genomic DNA contains:
- the LOC103869622 gene encoding WUSCHEL-related homeobox 1, whose product MWMMGYNEGGADSFNGGRKLRPLIPRLSSCPSAAANTNSDHRFNMVMATMTAEQNKRELMMLNSEHQHPPMMVSSRWNPTPDQLKALEELYQQGTRTPSADHIQQITAQLRRYGKIEGKNVFYWFQNHKARERQKRRRQMENGHDESVFTTTSLVSNHGFDKKYPPGYKVEQTKKWICSVGCDTQPQKPHELHHQEEPVSIALPTKGNGRYVGNERQSFPGRNAMSQMMQLAPGHYPYSRQQQHHHELILNSTTVTSSFSASNSTVSAAKDTVTVTPLFLRTRAATNTGTCDDNKDQERHEDCVNGELDHQEKTLELFPLRKEGFCISGGDDGKEKESGIHCFYEFLPLKN is encoded by the exons ATGTGGATGATGGGTTACAACGAAGGAGGTGCAGATTCCTTCAACGGAGGAAGAAAACTTCGCCCTCTCATCCCACGCCTCTCCTCTTGCCCCAGTGCCGCCGCAAACACCAACTCCGACCACCGCTTTAACATGG TGATGGCTACAATGACGGCTGAGCAGAACAAAAGGGAGCTCATGATGCTAAACTCAGAACATCAACATCCACCTATGATGGTGAGCTCACGATGGAACCCCACACCGGATCAGTTAAAGGCTCTTGAAGAGCTTTACCAACAAGGAACTAGAACTCCTTCTGCCGACCATATCCAACAAATCACCGCGCAGCTACGTAGGTACGGAAAGATCGAAGGCAAAAATGTTTTCTATTGGTTCCAAAACCACAAAGCACGTGAACGCCAAAAACGGCGACGACAAATGGAAAATGGCCACGACGAATCTGTCTTTACGACAACTAGTCTTGTCTCAAATCACGGTTTCGACAAGAAATATCCACCAG GTTACAAGGTTGAACAGACGAAGAAATGGATATGTTCGGTCGGATGCGACACACAACCACAG AAACCTCATGAACTTCATCATCAGGAAGAGCCTGTCTCCATAGCATTACCAACAAAGGGCAATGGTCGTTATGTAGGAAACGAGAGACAAAGCTTTCCCGGGAGAAATGCCATGTCGCAGATGATGCAACTTGCACCTGGACATTACCCTTATTCACGacaacaacaacatcatcaTGAACTCATTCTCAATTCAACTACTGTTACGTCTAGCTTCTCTGCTAGCAACAGTACTGTTTCCGCTGCTAAAGATACCGTCACAGTTACACCTTTATTTCTGAGGACAAGAGCAGCAACCAACACAGGAACTTGTGATGATAATAAAGATCAAGAACGTCATGAAGATTGCGTAAACGGTGAATTGGATCACCAAGAAAAGACACTAGAGCTGTTTCCACTGAGAAAAGAAGGATTTTGTATCAGTGGTGGAGATGAtgggaaagagaaagagagtggCATTCACTGTTTCTATGAGTTTCTTCCATTGAAGAACTAA
- the LOC103869623 gene encoding phosphoethanolamine N-methyltransferase 1, giving the protein MAAASFEAERDVQKNYWIEHSADLTVEAMMLDSRAADLDKEERPEVLSLLPPYEGKSVLELGAGIGRFTGELAQKAGELIALDFIDSVIKKNESVNGHYKNVKFMCADVTSPDLNITDGSIDLIFSNWLLMYLSDKEVELLVERMVGWIKVGGYIFFRESCFHQSGDSKRKSNPTHYREPRFYTKVFQECVTRDAAGNSFELSMIGQKCIGAYVKNKKNQNQICWIWQKVSSENDRGFQRFLDNVQYKSSGILRYERVFGQGFVSTGGIETTKEFVEKMDLKPGQKVLDVGCGIGGGDFYMAENFDVHVVGIDLSVNMISFALERAIGLNCSVEFEVADCTTKHYPENSFDVIYSRDTILHIQDKPALFRTFFKWLKPGGKVLISDYCKSSETPSPEFSEYIKQRGYDLHDVQAYGQMLKEAGFNDVIAEDRTDQFMQVLRRELERVEKEKEEFISDFSKEDYEDIVGGWKAKLERSASGEQKWGLFIANKN; this is encoded by the exons ATGGCAGCAGCATCGTTCG AAGCAGAGCGTGACGTCCAGAAGAATTACTGGATTGAGCATTCGGCTGATCTCACTGTTGAAGCTATGATGCTCGACTCTCGTGCTGCTGATCTCGACAAGGAAGAACGCCCTGag GTGCTCTCTTTGCTTCCACCCTATGAAGGCAAGTCGGTGCTGGAGCTTGGAGCTGGTATTGGTCGGTTCACTGGTGAATTGGCTCAGAAGGCTGGTGAACTCATTGCTCTTGACTTCATCGATAGCGTCATCaagaag AATGAGAGTGTCAATGGGCACTACAAGAATGTGAAGTTTATGTGTGCTGATGTTACATCCCCTGACCTGAACATCACTGATGGATCCATTGACTTGATTTTCTCCAACTGGCTTCTCATGTATCTCTCTGACAAAGAG GTGGAGCTTTTGGTAGAAAGGATGGTTGGTTGGATCAAAGTTGGAGGATACATTTTCTTCCGAGAATCTTGCTTCCACCAATCTGGTGACAGCAAGCGCAAGTCCAACCCCACTCACTACCGTGAACCCCGTTTCTATACCAAG GTGTTTCAAGAATGTGTGACACGAGATGCTGCTGGGAACTCATTTGAGCTCTCTATGATCGGGCAAAAGTGCATTGGAGCTTATgtgaagaacaagaagaatcAGAACCAG ATTTGCTGGATTTGGCAGAAAGTCAGCTCAGAGAATGACAGAGGCTTCCAACGTTTCTTGGACAATGTTCAATACAAATCCAGTGGGATCCTACGCTATGAGCGTGTCTTTGGACAAGGCTTTGTGAGCACTGGTGGAATCG AGACAACCAAAGAGTTTGTGGAGAAAATGGATCTGAAACCAGGACAGAAAGTGTTAGATGTTGGTTGTGGCATTGGTGGAGGTGACTTCTACATGGCTGAGAACTTCGATGTTCATGTCGTTGGTATCGATCTCTCAGTCAACATGATTTCGTTCGCACTGGAACGTGCTATTGGACTCAACTGCTCGGTTGAGTTTGAGGTGGCGGATTGCACCACAAAACATTACCCTGAGAATTCGTTTGATGTCATTTACAGCCGTGACACTATTCTGCACATCCAA GACAAACCAGCTTTGTTCAGGACTTTCTTCAAGTGGCTTAAACCGGGAGGCAAAGTGCTCATCAGCGACTACTGTAAGAGCTCGGAAACTCCATCTCCTGAGTTTTCTGAGTACATTAAACAGAGAGGATATGATCTCCATGATGTTCAAGCTTATGGGCag ATGCTAAAAGAGGCAGGCTTTAACGATGTGATCGCAGAGGATCGTACTGATCAG TTTATGCAAGTCCTGAGACGTGAACTAGAGAGGGTGGAGAAAGAAAAGGAAGAGTTCATCTCCGACTTCTCCAAA GAGGACTATGAGGACATAGTTGGAGGATGGAAGGCGAAGCTGGAGAGAAGTGCTTCGGGTGAGCAGAAGTGGGGACTTTTCATCGCCAACAAGAACTAA
- the LOC103869619 gene encoding polyadenylate-binding protein 2 isoform X1, whose translation MASSSKKMAAEAKSSGKRKKSEDDLEQANILVKRKLKDNLETKHMILKKHKVAVKKKTILVGRVPTHAGIADIIDFFKDVGQVVRVQRIVKPWLKANTRIAFVKFASSNEAEKAAQKLENLQIFGQIIASYRPSRLKYCKDHIVWNKDYILGKEDETPPSFVENVLFVSNLSPQTKIFHIIDYFSYVGEVVSVRLIVNPEGRHVGYGFVEFDSADAAHNALELMNGEYLLDHMVFLDVAKLPPYRLLHQYNLAEKLCYEDYLRRAITKGRLDETSYEEEEEGLDGTPSFVEAVAVRRKTISVGNLPCPTVIRDIIDLYKDVGKVVHVRLVTDCEGKQNGMGYIEFASAKEAEKAMKKKYLHGQKLYSYPAEEFPNLPRPKYCIDHNVWYEDQLGRENRLIDEELEEGFGETHDFAEEVALRKKTLFVYNLSPNVTTCQISAYYKNVGEVCRVRLVVNCEGEHVRCGFVEFASAVEAKKALLYESRALNIHIISDVVEMSPYPIRPKYNLAEKLWRNEEYLLPVSLPIEGDYLEKPEVTKLFCGKRITFSDDD comes from the exons ATGGCTAGTTCTTCGAAAAAAATGGCCGCAGAAGCTAAATCATCGG GCAAGCGGAAAAAGTCGGAAGATGATTTGGAGCAAGCTAATATATTGG tgAAGCGCAAGCTGAAAGATAATTTGGAGACCAAACATATGATTCTGAAGAAACATAAG GTTGCTGTAAAAAAGAAAACGATCTTGGTTGGCCGAGTCCCTACCCATGCTGGTATAGCAGATATCATTGATTTCTTCAAAGATGTTGGACAAGTTGTTCGTGTTCAACGTATTGTCAAACCCTGGCTGAAGGCGAATACTAGAATTGCCTTTGTTAAGTTTGCTTCTTCTAACGAAGCAGAGAAG GCTGCCCAAAAGCTTGAAAATTTGCAGATTTTTGGTCAGATTATTGCATCTTACCGTCCTTCACGACTCAA GTATTGCAAAGATCACATAGTCTG GAACAAAGATTACATTCTAGGAAAAGAAGATGAGACACCTCCCAGTTTTGTTGAG AATGTTCTCTTTGTTTCCAATCTCTCTCCTCAGACTAAAATATttcatat CATCGATTACTTCAGTTATGTTGGAGAAGTGGTTAGTGTTCGACTTATTGTAAATCCCGAGGGTAGGCATGTGGGCTATGGCTTTGTTGAGTTTGATTCTGCCGATGCAGCACATAATGCGCTCGAACTTATGAATGGTGAATACTTGCTCGATCACATGGTTTTTCTTGATGTGGCTAAGCTACCTCCGTACCGTCTTCTACACCA gtACAACCTTGCAGAGAAGCTCTG TTACGAAGACTATCTTCGACGAGCGATCACAAAAGGAAGACTTGATGAAACTTcctatgaagaagaagaagaaggcctTGATGGAACTCCAAGTTTTGTTGAG GCAGTTGCTGTAAGACGTAAGACTATCTCTGTCGGCAATCTCCCTTGCCCAACTGTAATACGAGATAT CATCGATTTATACAAAGATGTTGGAAAAGTTGTTCATGTTCGACTTGTTACAGACTGCGAGGGCAAGCAAAATGGCATGGGCTATATTGAGTTTGCTTCTGCTAAAGAAGCAGAGAAG GCGATGAAAAAGAAGTATTTGCATGGTCAAAAATTGTATAGTTATCCGGCTGAGGAATTTCCAAACCTTCCGCGTCCCAA GTATTGCATCGATCACAATGTTTG GTACGAAGATCAACTTGGACGAGAAAACCGTTTGATCGATGAGGAATTGGAGGAAGGATTTGGTGAAACTCATGATTTTGCCGAGGAAGTAGCATTAAGAAAAAAGACACTCTTTGTTTACAATCTCTCTCCCAACGTAACAACATGTCAGAT CTCTGCTTACTACAAAAATGTTGGAGAAGTTTGCCGTGTTCGACTTGTTGTAAACTGCGAGGGTGAGCATGTGCGCTGTGgctttgttgagtttgcttctGCTGTCGAAGCAAAGAAGGCGCTGCTGTACGAGAGTAGAGCTCTGAATATTCATATCATTTCTGACGTGGTTGAGATGTCTCCATACCCTATCCGACCCAA GTACAACCTTGCAGAGAAGCTCTG GAGGAACGAAGAATACCTTCTACCAGTAAGCCTTCCGATAGAAGGAGATTATTTGGAGAAACCGGAGGTGACTAAATTATTCTGCGGTAAGAGGATAACCTTTTCTGACGATGACTga
- the LOC103869619 gene encoding nuclear localization sequence-binding protein isoform X2, producing MASSSKKMAAEAKSSGKRKKSEDDLEQANILVKRKLKDNLETKHMILKKHKVAVKKKTILVGRVPTHAGIADIIDFFKDVGQVVRVQRIVKPWLKANTRIAFVKFASSNEAEKAAQKLENLQIFGQIIASYRPSRLKYCKDHIVWNKDYILGKEDETPPSFVENVLFVSNLSPQTKIFHIIDYFSYVGEVVSVRLIVNPEGRHVGYGFVEFDSADAAHNALELMNGEYLLDHMVFLDVAKLPPYRLLHQYNLAEKLWRNEEYLLPVSLPIEGDYLEKPEVTKLFCGKRITFSDDD from the exons ATGGCTAGTTCTTCGAAAAAAATGGCCGCAGAAGCTAAATCATCGG GCAAGCGGAAAAAGTCGGAAGATGATTTGGAGCAAGCTAATATATTGG tgAAGCGCAAGCTGAAAGATAATTTGGAGACCAAACATATGATTCTGAAGAAACATAAG GTTGCTGTAAAAAAGAAAACGATCTTGGTTGGCCGAGTCCCTACCCATGCTGGTATAGCAGATATCATTGATTTCTTCAAAGATGTTGGACAAGTTGTTCGTGTTCAACGTATTGTCAAACCCTGGCTGAAGGCGAATACTAGAATTGCCTTTGTTAAGTTTGCTTCTTCTAACGAAGCAGAGAAG GCTGCCCAAAAGCTTGAAAATTTGCAGATTTTTGGTCAGATTATTGCATCTTACCGTCCTTCACGACTCAA GTATTGCAAAGATCACATAGTCTG GAACAAAGATTACATTCTAGGAAAAGAAGATGAGACACCTCCCAGTTTTGTTGAG AATGTTCTCTTTGTTTCCAATCTCTCTCCTCAGACTAAAATATttcatat CATCGATTACTTCAGTTATGTTGGAGAAGTGGTTAGTGTTCGACTTATTGTAAATCCCGAGGGTAGGCATGTGGGCTATGGCTTTGTTGAGTTTGATTCTGCCGATGCAGCACATAATGCGCTCGAACTTATGAATGGTGAATACTTGCTCGATCACATGGTTTTTCTTGATGTGGCTAAGCTACCTCCGTACCGTCTTCTACACCA gtACAACCTTGCAGAGAAGCTCTG GAGGAACGAAGAATACCTTCTACCAGTAAGCCTTCCGATAGAAGGAGATTATTTGGAGAAACCGGAGGTGACTAAATTATTCTGCGGTAAGAGGATAACCTTTTCTGACGATGACTga